One Sporosarcina sp. ANT_H38 genomic window, CATTAAGGGGTTGAGCCACAGTACTTCTTCATGCGCTATTAGCTGTTCTAAAAGAGGGAGTTTCTTTTTCCATTCATTTACTTGTGCTTTTTCCATCATGTTTATCGCCTCATTTTTAGGGGATTTTGTATGAATAGTATAACATGCGAGTAAATTGGATTCACATTTAAAAATGGCACTTCCCTATTACTCGTCGTATACCACCTCTAATACTTCTGTAATTAAATATAGCCCCACCAAAGGTTTCGGCAGGACTTCATTTTTTCATTGTGTGTGACTAATCGTGGAAAGTACTTTTTCTTCGGGCATTTTCATAACCCTAGCGATCGTTTCAACCGGAAACCCTTCAGTATGCATGCTAAGAACAGTTTCTTTTTTGCCTTCTTCTTTACGTTCACGCATCACTTCATCTTCACTAATCCGATGCAATTCATCATTAGCTTTTTCAATTCCCACGTCAGTCATCGCAACCTCCCCCTTTACTTTGTCATCTCCAGATTGAAATAACATCCACTTGGTTAATAGATCTCCAACAGTCAATTCTTCGCTAGCTACACTTTAGGAATCTCTAAAACATGAATTTCCAAGATGTCTGTAAATTTGATTTGCTCTTCTTTGTCCATTTAACTATCCAACACAAATCTCTCAATCAACTCTCTCGTCAAATCAAATCTCGGAGTTGTGTTATCTTCCCCAGCTGCTTCAACATCTATTACGACAGAAATAATGCGTCGTCCATCAAAAACTCCAGTACTGACAAAGCAAGAGCCCGCCTGATCTGTAAAGCCTGTTTTCAATCCGTCGATTCCCTCAAAGGCTTCGGGCATGCCCGCAAGCATCAAGTTGGTACTCCACAACGTAGTTCCATTCCCCGTTTTGAAGCTCGGAAGCCTTGTGAAGTCGAGTACTTCGGGATGCTTGGCAATCAGCTTTTGCGCAATAACTGACACGTCACGTGCAGAGGCACGATTTGTTTGTTCGTGCCCTTTGCCAATGTAATCACCATCAAGTCCGCTTGCGTTGAAGAACGTCGTCTCCTTCAGACCGAAAATGCTGGCTTGTTTATTCATCAAATTAACAAACGTTTCTTCCGTTCCACTCACCATTTCAGCAAGTGCCACCGCTGCGTCATTTGCAGAACTAACCGTCATAGCCGAGAACAGTTCTTTCAATGTATACGAGTTACCAGCTGTCATGCCGAGTTTGACTGCAGCGGATTGCCCTACATTTTGTAGTATCGCTTCACTTGGCTGGTACTTACTCTCCCATGATAAATTACCGTTTTTGACGGCATTGAGCACGAGATACTGCGTCATCAACTTAGACATACTTGCGATTGGTAACGACTCCGCGCTATTTTCCTCGTAAATTACTTTACCCGTACCAGCGTCTATCAGAATAATTGCATTTGCAGTAATCGCTAAATCTGCTTTCTCAAAAATTTTCTCTTTGTTGTTCATCACAAATGTAACGCTCAACACAAGTATCACTAGTATAAAGATCAATTTCTTCATATTTTCCACACCTTTTCAGTAATAAGAGTTCATTACCTTAATCATGAACGGTAATAGTGAAGAATTACCTAGTATTATCATGAAGAATTTCTTAAGTTTTAGTGTACAAGCTGTCTATAGAAAACGATTGATTACCCAAATGACGACCAAAACCGCCCCAAATCCAAACCAGATGAGCGCAAGCAATTTTTCTCTTTTCTTCTTATCCTCCATTTTCCTCGTTAGAAAACGCGCGAAAAATTCTACTGCTATCGCCAAGATAATAATTAGTATCCAACGCATGTTTAACCCTCCATTTCTACTGTTATCATTTTTCTTGATTATTAGTCCCAATACGCTAATTCTATCACTCATTTCGACGACTGCGTACAATCTGTAACGCACACACAACCCCCGTCCTTGCCGAATATAATACTAGAACAACTCAGTAATGGTGGTGCTTATAATGGAATTAACAATAAGT contains:
- a CDS encoding D-alanyl-D-alanine carboxypeptidase family protein, yielding MKKLIFILVILVLSVTFVMNNKEKIFEKADLAITANAIILIDAGTGKVIYEENSAESLPIASMSKLMTQYLVLNAVKNGNLSWESKYQPSEAILQNVGQSAAVKLGMTAGNSYTLKELFSAMTVSSANDAAVALAEMVSGTEETFVNLMNKQASIFGLKETTFFNASGLDGDYIGKGHEQTNRASARDVSVIAQKLIAKHPEVLDFTRLPSFKTGNGTTLWSTNLMLAGMPEAFEGIDGLKTGFTDQAGSCFVSTGVFDGRRIISVVIDVEAAGEDNTTPRFDLTRELIERFVLDS